In Flavobacterium sp. N3904, one DNA window encodes the following:
- a CDS encoding ZIP family metal transporter translates to MNYLLPLLSVLLGYFIALFLKPKSKTNLKLLLAFSGSFLLSLTVMHLLPEVYKSKNHNIGLFIMLGILFQIILEFFSKGAEHGHVHGHAKMYQIPWLLFISLCIHAFLEGFPVSHHHDLAIGIAIHHLPIAIILTSFFVSSSLNRNAIFLFMITFAVMTPLGTVVSDFIPQLNDYYSEITAVVIGILFHISSTIIFESSEGHKFNIAKVSMIVIGIFLAYFL, encoded by the coding sequence ATGAATTACCTTTTACCCTTACTTTCTGTACTTCTTGGTTATTTCATCGCTTTATTTTTGAAACCAAAAAGCAAAACCAACCTTAAACTATTACTGGCGTTTAGTGGTTCGTTTCTGCTTTCGCTTACGGTAATGCACCTTTTGCCTGAAGTCTACAAAAGTAAAAACCACAACATCGGACTTTTTATAATGTTGGGGATTTTGTTCCAAATCATATTGGAATTTTTCTCCAAAGGTGCCGAGCACGGTCACGTACACGGCCATGCCAAAATGTACCAAATTCCGTGGTTGCTATTCATCAGTCTTTGTATTCACGCCTTTCTCGAAGGATTTCCGGTTAGCCATCATCATGATTTAGCGATAGGGATAGCAATTCATCATTTACCGATTGCTATTATTTTGACCTCGTTTTTCGTCAGTTCCAGTCTTAACAGAAATGCAATCTTTTTGTTCATGATCACTTTTGCCGTTATGACTCCTCTTGGCACTGTTGTATCCGACTTTATACCGCAATTGAACGATTATTATTCAGAGATTACCGCCGTAGTTATTGGTATATTATTCCATATTTCATCTACTATTATTTTTGAAAGCAGCGAAGGTCACAAATTCAATATCGCCAAAGTATCAATGATTGTGATAGGAATTTTTCTGGCTTATTTCCTGTAA
- a CDS encoding class I SAM-dependent methyltransferase encodes MSDSTNNKTQITNSNPENWFASWFDSPYYHILYKERNYREAQLFMDNLTHYLNLPEKAKVLDLACGKGRHSIYLNQLGFNVIGADLSENSILEAQKNSNETLHFQVHDMRETFEDKFDAIFNLFTSFGYFENDEDNLTTLKAIKESLTEYGFAVIDFMNVTNVLNTLVPEEIKQVDGIDFYIKRYLKEGHIYKEIDFEDQGQKYHFIEKVKALTLKDFEEMMEEAGIFLLDIFGDYKLKKFHKTESERLIMIFK; translated from the coding sequence ATGTCCGATTCTACAAATAACAAAACACAAATTACCAATTCAAATCCAGAAAATTGGTTTGCCTCATGGTTCGACAGTCCCTATTATCATATACTTTACAAAGAAAGAAACTATAGAGAAGCGCAGTTGTTTATGGACAATCTAACGCATTACCTCAATCTACCCGAAAAAGCCAAAGTGCTTGATCTGGCTTGCGGAAAAGGCCGTCATTCCATCTACTTAAACCAATTGGGATTCAACGTTATTGGTGCCGATTTATCAGAGAACAGCATTTTGGAGGCTCAAAAAAATAGCAACGAAACACTGCATTTTCAAGTACACGATATGCGAGAAACATTCGAAGATAAATTTGATGCTATATTCAATTTGTTTACCAGTTTTGGTTATTTCGAAAACGACGAGGACAATCTCACCACACTAAAAGCCATCAAAGAGAGTTTAACCGAATATGGCTTTGCCGTAATCGATTTTATGAACGTGACCAATGTTCTCAATACTTTGGTACCCGAAGAAATAAAACAGGTCGATGGAATCGATTTTTATATCAAACGTTATTTAAAAGAGGGTCATATTTATAAAGAAATTGATTTTGAAGATCAAGGTCAGAAATATCATTTTATCGAAAAAGTAAAAGCGCTTACGCTAAAAGACTTTGAAGAAATGATGGAAGAAGCCGGTATCTTTTTATTGGATATTTTTGGTGATTACAAACTAAAAAAATTCCACAAAACCGAAAGCGAAAGATTAATTATGATTTTTAAATAA